The stretch of DNA GGCCAAGCACGAAGTACCAGAAGATCACCGCGAAAAAGCTCTGATAGGCCTGCCACAACAGGTAACCCTGCACACGCACCAGCAAGCTGTGCGGCTCGTCGGCTGCCAGGCCCAGGTCGCGTTCGGCTACATGCAGTGCAGCCTGGTCGTCGCCACGCCGCCAGGCATCGCGCAATGGCCCGAGTGAAGCCTTGGCATCGCCGCGCCCCAGGCTGTAGATCACCACCAGCAAGTGCAGCGGCAAGGCCAGCAAACCATACGCCACCGGGTCCAGTACGTGCAGCAACAGCACCAACACGGCCACCGGCGCCAGCACCAGGATCGCCAGTGTCCACCAGGGGTGGACCTTGCCACTGCGCTCCAGGCGCACCAGTTCGCCCAGGAAGAAACCGTCCCGTTGTACCTGATGGCGCAGCGCAGAGAACTTCTCTACCCACAGCACCAGTATCAGCACCAGAAAACTCATGCGTTGTCCTCGTTGTCCTTCACGGCCTTGCGGTAACGCGCCCAGTCGAACGCCGGGCCAGGGTCGGTCTTGCGCACCGGGGCAATGTCACTGTGGCCCTGGATACGCTCAAGGTCGATCACTGGCCAGGCGGCCTGGATCTGCCGGGTGAGTTGCTCCAGAACGGCGTACTGGGCATCGGTATAGGGCAGATCGTCAGTGCCTTCCAGCTCGATCCCGATGGAAAAGTCGTTGCAGCCTTCGCGCCCGTCAAAACTCGACACGCCGGCATGCCAGGCACGGTCAAGCAAAGACACGAACTGAGTCACCGCCCCATCGCGCTCGACGAACAGGTGGGCCGAGACGGTCAGGTGGCTGATGCTGGCAAAGTAAGGGTGTTCGTTCGGGTCCAGGCGGTTCTGGAAGAACTGCTGCACCTTGCCGCTGCCGAAGCAGGCCGGCGGCAGGCTGATGTTGTGGATCACCAGCAGGGAAATCGCTTCACCCTCTGGGCGGGCGTTGAAGTTCGGCGAGGGGCAGTGGGTGATTCCGTTTCCGTGGAACCAGCCAGTGGCACGGTCCAATTGCATGGGGCAGATCCTGAAAAGCGCCGGTACAGAACTGCAGTATGCCTTGCGCGCGGGGCGCTGTGCATGTGAATGATTGTAATGCTGCCGGCTCAATCCACCTGCTGCTGACGCAGGCCATCAAGCACGGCTTGCAACGCCCGTTCGAACAGCAAGCCATCATCCAGCAACCGTGCCGCACCGCGATGCAGCGCCTGCGCCAGCGCGACAGAGCTCCATTCACGCACCTTCATGCCGGTGCGGTTGGCGAAGACCAGCCGGTCACTGCTGTCGATGCGTGCGATCAGCTTGCAGCGCAGCGGCTCGTCGTCATCGAGCATTTCTACCCAGGTGCCAATGCGCAAGCGCTGCACCAGGCGCAGCTCTGCCGCTTGCTCATCGAGTTGACGCAGCGGTGCGCAGGCGGACTCTTCAGCGATGGCGAGCACGATGTCCTCGGCCACCAGGACTTCGGCCAGTTCATCGCTGCCAGCTGGCCATGCCGCCCCTTCGCACGCGCGCAAGTGCAGCTGCTCCAGTTGCTGGAAGAACCCGCGAGTAGCCGCCGAATCCAGCGCCACGCTGGCCAGGCCTTCACGCAGGGCCTTGAGCAGGCCTGGCACTTGCTGCAGCAATACCTGCGGCGGCTGATGCGGGGCAATGCTGGCGAGCAGGGTATCCATGGTGGCCAGCGCCTGCTGCCAGGCCTGGGACGCCTCGCCCTGCTTGAGCCAGGCCATCAACAGTACCTGGCCCCAGGCCTGGACCAGCATGTGCACCACCACCTGCGGCAGCATGCGCCCGCGCAGGCGCTGGTTGAGCGCTTGCTGCACCTGCTGGCGGGCCTGCAAGGCACGGGCGCGGCCCTCTTCGGCGTCGCGCGTGCGCTGCTCCAGCAGTTCGTTGCGCCGACGCTCGTCCTGGCTGAAGGCAAGGAAGTCCTCCAGCAGCTCGGCGAACAGCGCGATGTCTTCGGTGAAGTCATTGAGCAGGCGCTGGACGATGCGCTCGACACGAAGGTGCAGGCTGTCGCGCAGGCCCGCGCTGCCGGTCTCCCAGCCAATCGCGGCAGCAGCAATCTCGTTGAGCAGGCGCCGTGCCGGGTGGCTGGCTCGGCTAAACAGGCCTTTGTCCAGCAGCGCCACCTTGAGCAGCGGTATATGCAGGCGAACAAGCAGTGCGCGCAGGCTCAGCGGCAGGTTGTCGTCGGCTGCGATGTAGGCGAACAGCAGGCCTACCAGGTTGATCATGTCCTCGTCGGCACAAGCGATGCGCCGGCGGGTACCGCTGCGCACGCTGACCCGCAGCAGCAGTTGCTCAAGCTGCTGGCCCAGGTCGAATTCGTCATCGTCGGTCGTGGCCGGCACATAATGTTGCAGGTGTGAAAGCAACCGCAACAAGTCGGCGGTGCTGATCGGCTGGGCGCTGGCGGCGGCTTGCAAGCGCGGGGCGATCTGACCTCGGCACGGCGCCAACAGGCCTTCCAGCGAACGCATGAAAGCTTGCCCGGCACTGTCTGCGCCCAAGGCATCAGGCTCGCGGGTGGCCGACATGCGCCGCGCACTCAAGCGGCGGTCCTCGGCGCGCCGCCGCGGCGCTGGCTGCAGTTCCGGCATCACGCCCGCGGCGGCCAGCAACTGGTTGGCCTCGGCATAGAGCACATCGATGTCACGCAGCACATAGCGCTCGAACAGCTTCAGCAAGATCAGCTTGACCCGCAGCCCCACGCCAAGGTTGCGCCCGGCATCGAGGAAGTAGACACACAGCGCCGCAGGCCCGAACGGGTTCTGCTGTTCGTCGAAACTGCGCGCGAGCAGGCACTGCAAGCGCACGCCCAGTTGCTCGAGGGCGACGCCATCACGGGACAGCACACGTGCGACCATGCCGTCGACAGCGACAGCACGTTCCATTTCTGCCTTGCCTTTCGCCGCTTGCTGGCCCAGCGGGTCGAACTGGCCGATGCGAGCGAAGGTGTCGTAGAAGATATCGAGAAAGCCACGCTCAATGCTCTTGCGCTTCAGGCGCAAGTCACGCATGGCCTCGAAGTACAGGTTCTGGTCGACGCGATCGGCTGCGCGGTCGGCCATTTCGAACAGCATATCGTCGGCATTGTCGAACAGCGCCTGCAGGCCTTGTCGCAGTTGCAGGGCCGCCTTGTCACGCACTTGCAGCAGCAACACCGGTAGGCAAGGTAAAGGCGTGCGTGCGCCTCGTTCCATGGCGGCAGCCAGGGGCACCACCTTGCCTTCTTTATGCATCCCGGACTCCTTGCTGGGTGACGTATTCGATAGGGCGATAAATCGTCAAAGCTATGACGCCAAATGTTGGGCGCCATTATCGGTAAAAATACCGGCAGCTACCAGCTTTCTTCACCGGCGGGTAAGTGACTCTGTTTTCAGGCAAATGCTCATATGGCCTGACCAATGGTCACTCGTAAGGCAGCTGTACACGGCGCCGCCCCCCTGCCCTATAATCGCCGGCATCTAGCTTGTGGAGCCGACCATGCCGAACCTACGCCTTGCCGACCTGACCGCCGAGATCGAAGCCAATGTGCGCCGCGCACTGCTGGAGGACATCGGCAGCGGCGACATCACTGCGCAGCTGATTCCGGCCGAGCGCCTGGCCAAGGCCACCATCATCACCCGCGAAGACTGCGTGATTGCCGGCACTGCCTGGGTTGATGCCGTGTTCCGTCAGCTCGACCCGCGCGTGGCCGTGCACTGGCAGGTGGCCGATGGCGAGCGCGCCACTGCCAATCAGCCGCTGTTCCACCTAGAAGGCCCGGCGCGTTCGCTGCTCAGCGGTGAGCGCAGCGCACTGAACTTCCTGCAGCTGCTGTCGGGGGTGGCTACCCGGGCGCGTTTCCTCGCCGACCTGGTCGAAGGCACCCAGGTGCAGTTGCTCGATACCCGCAAGACCCTGCCAGGCCTGCGCCTGGCGCAGAAGTACGCGGTCACCTGCGGTGGTTGCCACAACCATCGCATCGGTCTGTATGACGCCTTCCTGATCAAGGAAAACCACATCGCTGCCAGCGGTGGCGTGGCCGAGGCAGTGGCGGCGGCGCACCGCATAGCCCCCGGCAAGCCGGTGGAAATCGAAGTGGAAAGCCTGGATGAACTGCGCCAGGCGCTGAATGCTGGCGCCGACATCATCATGCTCGACGAGCTGACCCTGGATGAAATGCGCGAAGCGGTACGCATCACCGCTTGCAAGGCCAAGCTGGAAGCCAGTGGCGGGGTCAATGAAACCACCCTGCGGGTGATTGCCGAGACCGGTGTCGACTACATCTCGATTGGTGCGATGACCAAGGATGTGAAGGCCGTGGACCTGTCGATGCGCTTGAGCCTGTGATTGAATCGCAGGCATGAAAAAACCGGCCAGATGGCCGGTTTTTTTGTCACCCGAATCAGAACGAGGCGTTGGCCAGGCCGTCCAGGTAGCGCTCGACGTCCAGTGCCGCCATGCAGCCGGCGCCGGCCGAGGTGATGGCCTGACGGTAAACGTGGTCAGCCACGTCGCCAGCAGCGAACACGCCCTCGACGTTGGTGGCAGTGGCGTTGCCTTCACGGCCGCCGTTGACCACCAGGTAGCCGTCCTTAAGGGTCAGCTGGCCTTCGAACAGCGAGGTGTTCGGGGTGTGGCCGATGGCGATGAACACGCCGTCGACCTTGATTTCGTCGCTGCTGCCGTCGTTGTTCTTCAGGCGCGCACCGGTCACGCCCATGTTGTCGCCCAGCACTTCGTCCAGGGTGGCATTGAGCTTGAGCTCGATCTTGCCTTCGGCGACGCGGGCGTTGAGCTTGTCAACCAGGATCTTCTCGGCGCGGAAGGTTTCGCGGCGGTGCACCAGGGTCACCTTGCTGGCGATGTTGGCCAGGTACAGCGCTTCTTCCACGGCAGTGTTGCCGCCGCCGACCACCGCGACTGGCTTGTTGCGGTAGAAGAAACCGTCGCAGGTTGCGCAGGCCGAAACGCCCTTGCCCATGAACGCTTCTTCCGACGGCAGGCCCAGGTAACGGGCGCTGGCGCCAGTGGCGATGATCAGCGCGTCGCAGGTGTACTTGCCGCTGTCACCTTGCAGGGTGTAGGGCTTGTTGGCCAGGTCGACGGCGTTGATGTGGTCGAAGACGATCTCGGTCTCGAAACGCTCGGCGTGTTCCTGCATGCGCTGCATCAGGGCCGGGCCGGTCAGGCCGTGGGGGTCGCCCGGCCAGTTGTCGACTTCGGTGGTGGTGGTCAGCTGGCCACCCGCCTGCATGCCGGTGATCAGCAGTGGCTTGAGGTTGGCGCGGGCGGCGTAGACCGCGGCGCTGTAACCGGCAGGGCCGGAACCGAGGATGATGACGCGCGAATGACGTACTTCAGACATGTCGAACTCCTGTCGAGCGGGCCGCAGGGGCCGCCAGCTGGAAATTAAAAAGGACCCACGCAGCACTTGGGGAAGGCTACAACGCGCAGGCCCAGAAAGCGGAAAGTTGAGCGCACTGTAGCGAGGTGGCAAAGATTAAGGAAATATCCTTCGACAATCCACCTCATAGGCATCCTCTATCTGCGAATTTCACCTGCGCAAACGGCCCTGGCACATTTGTTACAGCCGGTTTCTTCATGTCCGCCTGCCTTTCGTCGGCGCGGCAAACTCGGTAAGGTCAGCGCGTTTTCCCTTCTCTGCGGAGTATCCCGATGCAAGCCCCTGTCCTCTCTGGCCCCCAGTACCTGCGCGAAGGCCTGAAACTGGTGCTGAGCCCCAACCTGCGGATGTTCGTGCTGCTGCCGCTGGCGATCAACCTGCTGCTGTTCGGCGGCCTGATCTACTTCGCCGGCCACGAATTCAACCTGTGGCTCGACGCCCTGATGCCGACCCTGCCCGGCTGGTTGAGCTTCCTTTCCTACATTCTGTGGCCGTTGTTCGTCGCCTTGCTGGTGCTGATGGTGTTCTTCACCTTCACCCTGGTGGCCAACGTCATCGCCGCGCCGTTCAATGGCTTTCTGGCGGAAAAGGTCGAGGTGGTCGTGCGTGGTGAAGACCCGTTCCCGGCCTTCAGCTGGGGTGAGCTGATGGCCATG from Pseudomonas putida encodes:
- the ampE gene encoding regulatory signaling modulator protein AmpE yields the protein MSFLVLILVLWVEKFSALRHQVQRDGFFLGELVRLERSGKVHPWWTLAILVLAPVAVLVLLLHVLDPVAYGLLALPLHLLVVIYSLGRGDAKASLGPLRDAWRRGDDQAALHVAERDLGLAADEPHSLLVRVQGYLLWQAYQSFFAVIFWYFVLGPGAALAYRLLALTAEHSRQPALKARAEQLRHVMDWLPVRVLAISFALVGNFVAVTRVMLHELLNWHISAGHLVARVGRIADDIPEEEDAQRGLGRLDSLWELLLRCAVLWYAGFALWTVLM
- the ampD gene encoding 1,6-anhydro-N-acetylmuramyl-L-alanine amidase AmpD, with amino-acid sequence MQLDRATGWFHGNGITHCPSPNFNARPEGEAISLLVIHNISLPPACFGSGKVQQFFQNRLDPNEHPYFASISHLTVSAHLFVERDGAVTQFVSLLDRAWHAGVSSFDGREGCNDFSIGIELEGTDDLPYTDAQYAVLEQLTRQIQAAWPVIDLERIQGHSDIAPVRKTDPGPAFDWARYRKAVKDNEDNA
- a CDS encoding DUF1631 domain-containing protein, with product MHKEGKVVPLAAAMERGARTPLPCLPVLLLQVRDKAALQLRQGLQALFDNADDMLFEMADRAADRVDQNLYFEAMRDLRLKRKSIERGFLDIFYDTFARIGQFDPLGQQAAKGKAEMERAVAVDGMVARVLSRDGVALEQLGVRLQCLLARSFDEQQNPFGPAALCVYFLDAGRNLGVGLRVKLILLKLFERYVLRDIDVLYAEANQLLAAAGVMPELQPAPRRRAEDRRLSARRMSATREPDALGADSAGQAFMRSLEGLLAPCRGQIAPRLQAAASAQPISTADLLRLLSHLQHYVPATTDDDEFDLGQQLEQLLLRVSVRSGTRRRIACADEDMINLVGLLFAYIAADDNLPLSLRALLVRLHIPLLKVALLDKGLFSRASHPARRLLNEIAAAAIGWETGSAGLRDSLHLRVERIVQRLLNDFTEDIALFAELLEDFLAFSQDERRRNELLEQRTRDAEEGRARALQARQQVQQALNQRLRGRMLPQVVVHMLVQAWGQVLLMAWLKQGEASQAWQQALATMDTLLASIAPHQPPQVLLQQVPGLLKALREGLASVALDSAATRGFFQQLEQLHLRACEGAAWPAGSDELAEVLVAEDIVLAIAEESACAPLRQLDEQAAELRLVQRLRIGTWVEMLDDDEPLRCKLIARIDSSDRLVFANRTGMKVREWSSVALAQALHRGAARLLDDGLLFERALQAVLDGLRQQQVD
- the nadC gene encoding carboxylating nicotinate-nucleotide diphosphorylase — encoded protein: MPNLRLADLTAEIEANVRRALLEDIGSGDITAQLIPAERLAKATIITREDCVIAGTAWVDAVFRQLDPRVAVHWQVADGERATANQPLFHLEGPARSLLSGERSALNFLQLLSGVATRARFLADLVEGTQVQLLDTRKTLPGLRLAQKYAVTCGGCHNHRIGLYDAFLIKENHIAASGGVAEAVAAAHRIAPGKPVEIEVESLDELRQALNAGADIIMLDELTLDEMREAVRITACKAKLEASGGVNETTLRVIAETGVDYISIGAMTKDVKAVDLSMRLSL
- the trxB gene encoding thioredoxin-disulfide reductase — translated: MSEVRHSRVIILGSGPAGYSAAVYAARANLKPLLITGMQAGGQLTTTTEVDNWPGDPHGLTGPALMQRMQEHAERFETEIVFDHINAVDLANKPYTLQGDSGKYTCDALIIATGASARYLGLPSEEAFMGKGVSACATCDGFFYRNKPVAVVGGGNTAVEEALYLANIASKVTLVHRRETFRAEKILVDKLNARVAEGKIELKLNATLDEVLGDNMGVTGARLKNNDGSSDEIKVDGVFIAIGHTPNTSLFEGQLTLKDGYLVVNGGREGNATATNVEGVFAAGDVADHVYRQAITSAGAGCMAALDVERYLDGLANASF
- the cysZ gene encoding sulfate transporter CysZ translates to MQAPVLSGPQYLREGLKLVLSPNLRMFVLLPLAINLLLFGGLIYFAGHEFNLWLDALMPTLPGWLSFLSYILWPLFVALLVLMVFFTFTLVANVIAAPFNGFLAEKVEVVVRGEDPFPAFSWGELMAMVPRTFGREMRKLGYFLPRAIGLFILSLIPVVNVVAAPLWLIFGVWMMAIQYIDYPADNNKMSWQDMLAWLRSKRWQSLGFGGITYLALLIPGVNVLMMPAAVAGATLFWVREKGDTRVTKPANQTA